A DNA window from Coriobacteriia bacterium contains the following coding sequences:
- a CDS encoding adenosylhomocysteinase, whose product MDHHVKDLSLAEGGKARIEWADRDMPVLASIRERFAAERPLEGVRVAACLHVTTE is encoded by the coding sequence TTGGATCACCACGTGAAGGACCTCTCGCTCGCCGAGGGCGGCAAGGCCCGGATCGAGTGGGCGGATCGGGACATGCCGGTTCTCGCTTCGATACGGGAGCGCTTCGCGGCGGAACGCCCGCTGGAGGGTGTGCGGGTCGCTGCATGCCTGCATGTGACCACCGAGA
- a CDS encoding purine-nucleoside phosphorylase: MRDPLAVPAGAVEAALGGSPPVEAAIVLGSGQSAAVSLAAEREVPYANIPGAPRVTAVAGHAASLAIGAAAGTRVALFRGRFHLYQGISAPDAAFPARLAAALGARTLILTNAAGSLTPELPPGTLALITDHIGLLVDSPLDGWSGGERGGPFVAMRDAYDPGLRALAREAGDAFGIRLGEGVYAAVRGPGYETPAEVRALRALGADLVGMSTIPEAVAARALGMRVLGISVVANAAGEGLSHDEVLAAAGSSSARLERLTAGILERL, translated from the coding sequence ATGCGCGATCCGCTCGCCGTTCCGGCGGGGGCCGTCGAGGCAGCCCTGGGGGGCTCGCCGCCTGTCGAGGCGGCCATCGTGCTCGGGTCGGGTCAGTCGGCCGCGGTGTCGCTCGCGGCCGAGCGCGAGGTGCCGTACGCGAACATACCCGGTGCTCCTCGCGTCACCGCTGTCGCCGGGCACGCCGCGAGTCTCGCGATCGGGGCCGCCGCCGGTACTCGCGTCGCGCTCTTCCGCGGGCGGTTCCACCTCTACCAGGGGATCTCGGCCCCCGACGCGGCCTTCCCCGCGCGGCTGGCCGCCGCGCTCGGCGCGCGCACGCTGATCCTCACGAACGCGGCGGGCTCCCTCACGCCGGAGTTGCCGCCCGGAACGCTCGCACTCATCACCGACCACATCGGCCTGCTGGTCGACTCGCCGCTTGATGGCTGGAGTGGCGGGGAGCGCGGGGGGCCCTTCGTCGCGATGCGCGACGCTTACGACCCGGGCTTGCGCGCACTCGCCCGCGAGGCGGGGGACGCTTTCGGGATCCGGCTGGGCGAGGGGGTGTACGCCGCGGTGCGCGGGCCGGGCTACGAGACCCCCGCCGAGGTCCGCGCGCTGCGAGCGCTCGGCGCGGACCTGGTCGGGATGTCGACGATACCCGAGGCGGTGGCGGCCCGGGCGCTCGGCATGCGCGTGCTCGGGATCTCGGTCGTGGCCAACGCCGCCGGCGAGGGGCTCTCGCACGACGAGGTCCTCGCCGCCGCCGGGAGTTCCTCGGCGCGGCTCGAGCGGCTGACGGCTGGTATACTTGAGCGTCTGTGA
- a CDS encoding SpoIID/LytB domain-containing protein, with translation MLSPAIRKAITAAAVAALALPLNPAAPAVGAPATASVAAESPQVPTFTFTGSGFGHGIGMSQYGAQGFALKGFRHDRILAHYYNGTRLERMPRTDARVNIDDAYRPGRPYEGRPSWTMRGVGGGLTLVAGGRETAVPEGEAVAFALRGGGVEARLDGGEPSSGDEVGVVPRRGALIQVAGVTGPFGWRDVRYRGEMRVMPAGAGLQAVNVLDMEEYLYAVVPRESPSSFEMEALKAQAVAARSYAYADVTAGNVLACSVYSQVYGGRSRASGGKIELNEAERTTRAVDATERLVLKAGDEVVKAYFYSQSGGHTADIRDVWPESPADPVFRAVEDPYEAVAGAKYSPWPTDRRVRLDGRALAAKLREADEAVPPDAHVIGMVVDRAESGHARSVTFKLSDGGRAAVAGERVRFALGLLSTRFYVSGFPIYSAQAADRSSASAEEVRRVEGARLAVLAGERDVAGALVAAGLAGALDAPLLLTPAGALGGAVREQLDRLKPQRLYVVGGVDAVSAATLDAAERASGGGAVRVSGRDRYDLAARAAYLARRAGEPEGVVLTDDRTLVSSGALAALAYSRGYPVLIARPEGLDGMTLFHLADVKPATVILAGLDRDASERLNAVVGGTSGREADERRGEDVYHLAVKLAEGLTEGGRTAGGRRGGAGRSAYLVTTADPVIGIVAGVRAARGGDPLLLAPDGQVAAPTDAYLAEHRMEIDRIVVFGGRGAVSESGASGIDEVMMN, from the coding sequence GTGCTCAGCCCCGCTATCCGCAAGGCGATCACCGCCGCCGCCGTCGCCGCGCTGGCGCTGCCCCTGAACCCGGCCGCGCCGGCCGTGGGCGCGCCGGCGACGGCGTCGGTGGCCGCCGAGTCGCCGCAGGTGCCCACGTTCACCTTCACGGGCAGCGGGTTCGGCCACGGGATCGGGATGAGTCAGTACGGCGCGCAGGGCTTCGCCCTGAAGGGCTTCCGTCACGACCGCATCCTCGCTCACTACTACAACGGCACGCGGCTCGAGCGCATGCCGAGGACGGACGCGCGGGTCAACATCGACGACGCGTACCGCCCGGGCAGGCCGTACGAGGGCCGCCCTTCATGGACGATGCGTGGCGTCGGCGGGGGGCTGACCCTCGTCGCCGGCGGTCGCGAGACAGCGGTGCCGGAAGGAGAAGCCGTGGCGTTCGCCCTTCGGGGGGGTGGAGTGGAGGCCCGGCTCGACGGCGGCGAGCCGTCGTCCGGAGACGAGGTCGGCGTCGTGCCCCGGCGCGGAGCCCTGATCCAGGTGGCGGGAGTCACCGGACCGTTCGGCTGGCGGGACGTCCGCTACCGCGGCGAGATGCGCGTCATGCCGGCCGGAGCCGGATTGCAGGCCGTCAACGTGCTGGACATGGAGGAGTACCTCTACGCCGTGGTCCCTCGGGAGAGTCCCTCGAGCTTCGAGATGGAGGCGCTCAAGGCGCAGGCGGTGGCGGCGCGTTCGTACGCCTACGCCGATGTGACCGCGGGCAACGTCCTGGCCTGCAGCGTCTACAGCCAGGTCTACGGCGGGCGTTCGCGCGCGTCGGGCGGCAAGATCGAGCTGAACGAGGCCGAGCGCACCACCCGAGCCGTGGACGCCACCGAGCGGCTCGTCCTGAAAGCCGGTGACGAGGTCGTGAAGGCATACTTCTACTCGCAGTCCGGAGGCCATACGGCCGACATCCGCGACGTCTGGCCGGAGTCGCCCGCGGATCCCGTCTTCCGCGCGGTGGAGGACCCCTACGAGGCCGTCGCCGGGGCGAAGTACTCGCCGTGGCCGACGGATAGACGCGTGAGGCTGGACGGACGCGCCTTGGCGGCGAAGCTTCGGGAGGCCGATGAGGCCGTGCCGCCGGACGCGCACGTCATCGGCATGGTGGTCGACCGCGCGGAGTCGGGGCACGCTCGTTCGGTGACGTTCAAGCTTTCGGACGGCGGGAGGGCCGCCGTCGCGGGTGAGCGGGTCCGCTTCGCGCTGGGACTGCTCTCCACCAGGTTCTACGTCTCGGGATTCCCGATCTACTCGGCCCAGGCCGCCGACCGGTCGTCCGCGTCGGCCGAGGAGGTGCGCCGTGTCGAGGGGGCGCGTCTGGCCGTTCTGGCCGGCGAGAGGGACGTCGCGGGAGCGCTGGTCGCCGCCGGGCTCGCCGGCGCGCTGGACGCCCCTTTGCTGCTCACGCCTGCCGGCGCGCTCGGCGGCGCCGTGCGCGAGCAGCTGGACCGCCTGAAGCCGCAGAGGCTGTACGTGGTGGGAGGCGTGGATGCCGTGAGCGCGGCGACGTTGGACGCCGCGGAGCGCGCCTCCGGCGGAGGGGCGGTTCGCGTCTCGGGCCGCGACCGCTACGACCTGGCGGCGCGCGCCGCCTACCTCGCGCGCCGCGCGGGCGAGCCCGAGGGCGTCGTGCTCACCGACGACAGGACGCTCGTGTCCTCCGGGGCGCTGGCGGCGCTGGCCTACTCGCGCGGCTACCCCGTGCTCATCGCGCGCCCTGAGGGCCTGGACGGCATGACGTTGTTCCATCTCGCGGACGTGAAGCCCGCGACCGTGATCCTCGCGGGTCTGGACAGGGACGCCTCGGAGCGGCTGAACGCGGTGGTGGGCGGCACGAGCGGCCGCGAAGCCGACGAACGGCGGGGCGAGGACGTGTATCATCTGGCGGTGAAGCTGGCTGAGGGCCTCACGGAGGGCGGCCGGACGGCCGGGGGCCGCAGGGGCGGCGCAGGCCGGTCGGCGTACCTTGTCACCACGGCCGACCCGGTCATCGGGATAGTGGCGGGGGTGAGGGCCGCTCGTGGAGGGGATCCCTTGCTGCTCGCGCCTGACGGCCAGGTCGCGGCGCCGACGGACGCCTACCTCGCCGAGCACCGGATGGAGATCGACCGCATCGTCGTGTTCGGCGGCAGGGGGGCCGTCTCGGAGTCGGGGGCGAGCGGGATCGACGAGGTGATGATGAACTGA
- a CDS encoding SpoIID/LytB domain-containing protein, which yields MHRSLRAFLAAALSASVVAVPAAGPAGAAPAPQAVRDFTISGTGWGHGIGMSQYGAQGFALKGYTYDRILTHYYQKTTLRTLESLFGAKDKNPTVRVNIDRAKRYRSSWTIKGYKSELRVSSGSTSLTLGNNAYQTFTAKDGKIVVAGRTLGSSASVSAASGSPKLLVVKDASGPPLHKDHPNGYPYMRYRGSIRLTASGNTLKAVNHVPMESYLYGVVPRESPSSWRAEALKAQAVAARSYAWATNPDQDRNGTLDGELYCTTSSQVYGAHSRLRDGSDSNVYMHEASSTNSAVNATAGRVVYYTSTSHKTVVTTYFFSQSGGRTANIEDVWVSATPRPYHRSVSDPYESLAGAPYCPWPSDKEKRLSGLQLADKLRAAGISGVPGGSAHVTGVITERAASGYPRYVTFRFSEGSSVKVSGWTVRGTFGLLSPMFYFSGFPISRIYGSDRYSTAVEISKRAFPTTAPTVVIASGEDFADALTGSGLAGASGGSLLLSRRGSLPSETARELARLAPSTVYLMGGGPALTAGVESAVRAKLPAATVMRIAGQDRYTTAEKAAAEISEVATANGGEPPAKALLVSGTSWPDAAAASVLAYAQAYPILLTRRDALHGASARALRALKPEQTLVAGSDAVVSAGAASAAATASGGSVKRLAGSDRYATSVAIARYLGGGAAPEGVWSRDEVYLATGYDFPDALAGGVLAGKMRRPMLLTRRDRVAPPTAAYLRENRSYIQRLWIFGSRAAVTDSAFAALDATMMN from the coding sequence ATGCATCGTAGCCTGAGAGCCTTCCTCGCGGCCGCGCTCTCCGCATCCGTCGTCGCCGTCCCGGCGGCCGGGCCCGCAGGCGCCGCGCCCGCCCCTCAAGCCGTACGCGACTTCACCATCAGCGGCACCGGATGGGGTCACGGCATCGGCATGAGCCAGTACGGCGCCCAGGGCTTCGCGCTGAAGGGCTACACGTACGACAGGATCCTCACCCACTACTACCAGAAGACGACCCTGCGCACGCTGGAGTCGCTCTTCGGGGCGAAGGACAAGAACCCCACCGTCCGGGTGAACATCGACAGGGCCAAGAGGTACCGGTCCTCTTGGACCATCAAGGGATACAAGTCCGAGCTCAGGGTGTCGAGCGGCTCGACGTCCCTCACGCTGGGCAACAACGCCTACCAGACGTTCACCGCCAAGGACGGCAAGATCGTGGTGGCCGGCAGGACGCTCGGGTCCTCGGCGAGCGTCAGCGCGGCGAGCGGCAGCCCGAAGCTCCTCGTGGTCAAGGACGCATCCGGTCCGCCGCTGCACAAGGACCACCCGAACGGGTATCCCTACATGCGCTACAGGGGGAGCATCAGGCTCACCGCTTCGGGCAACACGCTGAAGGCGGTCAACCACGTCCCGATGGAGAGCTACCTGTACGGTGTGGTGCCCCGCGAGAGCCCTTCGTCCTGGCGCGCCGAGGCGCTCAAGGCGCAGGCGGTCGCAGCGCGCTCGTACGCCTGGGCGACCAACCCCGACCAGGACCGCAACGGGACGCTCGACGGGGAGTTGTACTGCACCACCTCCAGCCAGGTCTACGGCGCCCATTCCCGTCTCAGGGACGGCTCGGACTCGAACGTCTACATGCATGAGGCGTCGAGTACGAACTCGGCGGTGAACGCGACGGCGGGCAGGGTGGTGTACTACACCTCGACCAGCCACAAGACCGTAGTCACCACATACTTCTTCTCGCAGTCCGGCGGGCGGACCGCCAACATCGAGGACGTGTGGGTGAGCGCGACTCCGCGGCCGTACCACAGGAGCGTCTCGGACCCCTACGAGTCGCTCGCGGGCGCCCCGTACTGCCCATGGCCCTCCGACAAGGAGAAGCGCCTCTCCGGACTGCAGCTGGCGGACAAGCTGCGCGCCGCGGGCATCTCCGGCGTCCCTGGCGGCTCCGCCCACGTCACCGGGGTGATCACCGAGCGTGCCGCCTCCGGCTACCCCCGCTACGTCACGTTCCGCTTCAGCGAGGGCTCCTCCGTGAAGGTCTCCGGCTGGACGGTGCGAGGCACGTTCGGCCTGCTCTCGCCCATGTTCTACTTCTCGGGCTTCCCGATCTCGCGCATCTACGGGAGTGACCGCTACTCCACTGCGGTCGAGATCTCCAAGCGCGCCTTCCCGACGACCGCTCCGACCGTGGTGATCGCAAGCGGCGAGGACTTCGCGGACGCACTGACGGGCTCGGGCCTCGCCGGCGCCTCCGGAGGCTCGCTGCTGCTCTCGCGCCGCGGCTCGCTGCCCTCCGAGACGGCGCGGGAGCTCGCGCGCCTCGCGCCGTCCACCGTCTACCTGATGGGGGGCGGCCCCGCGCTGACCGCCGGTGTCGAGAGCGCCGTGCGAGCCAAGCTCCCGGCCGCGACAGTGATGCGGATCGCGGGGCAGGACCGGTACACGACCGCCGAGAAGGCCGCCGCCGAGATCTCCGAGGTCGCCACGGCCAACGGCGGCGAGCCGCCCGCCAAGGCGCTGCTGGTGAGCGGGACGTCTTGGCCCGATGCCGCCGCGGCATCCGTGCTCGCCTACGCCCAGGCCTACCCGATCCTGCTGACCAGGCGTGACGCGCTGCACGGTGCCTCGGCTCGGGCGCTGAGAGCGCTGAAACCGGAGCAGACGCTGGTCGCCGGCAGCGACGCGGTCGTGTCGGCCGGGGCCGCTTCCGCGGCGGCCACGGCTTCGGGAGGCTCCGTGAAGCGCCTGGCGGGCTCCGACAGGTACGCGACGTCGGTCGCGATCGCACGCTACCTGGGCGGGGGAGCGGCGCCGGAAGGCGTCTGGTCGCGCGACGAGGTCTATCTGGCGACGGGCTACGACTTCCCCGACGCGCTCGCCGGCGGCGTGCTCGCCGGGAAGATGCGCAGGCCCATGCTGCTCACCCGCCGTGATCGCGTCGCGCCGCCCACGGCCGCGTACCTGAGGGAGAACCGGTCCTACATCCAGAGGCTGTGGATCTTCGGCAGCCGCGCGGCCGTGACCGACTCCGCCTTCGCCGCTCTCGACGCGACGATGATGAACTAG
- a CDS encoding glycosyltransferase family 4 protein translates to MNGRVAMLLSNALHSDPRVEKEAAALVAAGLEVTVIAWDRALSGPPEEERGGVRILRVGPEARHGGGLANLGAYRGFWRVAAEEAARLAPDAVHCHDLDTAQAGLRAARGSERRKLVLDMHELYRESNMVPQRGLPGVAARAGVRVVERRALPAADAVLVANPGTLDYYGRFGVGDRLTPIENAPDAEMFRPAEERRPDRPLTVGYFGQKRYVGGLRTLMEVVDAHEDMAALLAGGGTAAEEVAVIAAELRRIEVRGRFAYADLPAYYARCDVVYAVYEAGIGNVRTLFPVKMMEAMACGLPCIVSSGTWAGDYAVREGVGLAVQPGDGAALDAALVRLRDEPGTRAEMGRRGRAIVEAGLNWQEVARRLLLVYEGLLSQQATPAAPPRAGVYW, encoded by the coding sequence GTGAACGGCCGGGTGGCGATGCTGCTGAGCAACGCGCTGCACTCCGACCCCCGCGTGGAGAAGGAAGCGGCGGCGCTCGTCGCGGCGGGCCTCGAGGTGACCGTGATCGCGTGGGACAGGGCGTTGTCGGGGCCACCGGAGGAGGAGCGCGGCGGAGTGCGGATCCTGCGGGTCGGTCCGGAGGCCCGGCACGGCGGCGGGCTCGCCAACCTCGGGGCGTACCGCGGGTTCTGGCGCGTGGCCGCCGAGGAGGCCGCCAGGCTCGCGCCGGATGCGGTGCACTGCCACGACCTCGACACCGCGCAGGCCGGGCTCCGCGCCGCGCGGGGGAGCGAGCGCCGGAAGCTGGTGCTCGATATGCACGAGCTCTACCGCGAGAGCAACATGGTGCCGCAGCGGGGGCTTCCGGGGGTCGCGGCCAGGGCGGGGGTGCGCGTGGTCGAGCGCCGGGCGCTCCCCGCCGCCGACGCCGTGCTCGTCGCCAACCCCGGCACGCTGGACTACTACGGCCGCTTCGGCGTCGGCGACCGGCTCACGCCGATAGAGAACGCGCCGGATGCCGAGATGTTCCGGCCGGCAGAGGAGCGCCGGCCCGACCGTCCGCTGACCGTCGGCTACTTCGGCCAGAAGCGCTACGTCGGCGGGCTGCGCACGCTGATGGAGGTCGTCGACGCGCACGAGGACATGGCCGCGCTGCTCGCCGGCGGGGGGACGGCCGCCGAGGAGGTCGCGGTCATCGCCGCGGAGCTGCGGCGCATCGAGGTGCGCGGCCGGTTCGCCTACGCGGACCTGCCCGCCTACTACGCGCGCTGCGACGTCGTGTACGCGGTCTACGAGGCCGGCATCGGCAACGTCCGGACGCTGTTCCCGGTGAAGATGATGGAAGCCATGGCCTGTGGGCTGCCCTGCATAGTCTCGTCCGGGACGTGGGCCGGCGACTACGCCGTACGAGAGGGAGTGGGTCTCGCGGTGCAGCCGGGCGACGGGGCGGCGCTCGACGCCGCCCTCGTGCGACTGCGGGACGAGCCCGGCACGCGCGCCGAGATGGGGCGCCGCGGGCGAGCGATCGTGGAAGCGGGCCTGAACTGGCAAGAGGTGGCACGGCGGCTGCTGCTGGTCTACGAGGGGCTGCTCTCGCAGCAGGCGACGCCGGCCGCGCCCCCGAGGGCCGGTGTATACTGGTAA